The Salminus brasiliensis chromosome 8, fSalBra1.hap2, whole genome shotgun sequence genome has a window encoding:
- the LOC140561497 gene encoding protein mono-ADP-ribosyltransferase PARP15-like: protein MGERTLIIQGLPDDLDCVRSTLASYFKSKRRSGGEAARIQEHPEDRRTALLIYLEGADAHQVIQQAHHLRGAVLTTALFYSGFQKALTGETPALPGIPTNATIPVCEELLDFIENSEPIRKDFQNRLRMVHAKALFGKTTSPRSIVLEVAVDKKSLAALQLGPTWEYKAKSEAQAFLTKFSVAELSAEVDVWKKVKNSCLSLVSFEADISFKEATSKIVIVGLKQVVSTLLDKFRRLLENAAMGDSFGRNVTDELLVESIALRSVQEMEFIESCMNFSEIPDIRSTNTTVQVSRTQSWPCLKVTGKKENVKDAVRKLKQQLSSIVTEKLTYSKAGEAKILEKHEVNIKARCKEWQCKVFFSPERRSKFGPARRFTHKISSHITLTIAEGDLHQYSFDTLVFPVTANQAFDNPTAQQFLKAGGSQIQEVFNKLQKEKKTLAAGDVLLSNPGNLKTKSLIYAVLPERNQHKSLYHLKSAIYYSLYKAEHQNSTSVAMPVPGYRTFGFSIKESCTAIREAILHFSSVHRNTPKNVKNIFLVDSCVGIVEEINSVVAHLQPSKGAQAACGKMPENQVLTRQPVSLATATTAVTFPAATVVVYGTSPAGLAKAKKLLNDLISDECFSKDVRSSFLSKLQEAEKEAIVALSRNNQVHILLASSDKLIVSGKKDDVLDAVLNISTFIQAAKDRETHECEKERLTETVCWEVAKGETWVPLDCNINYQLELAFHRKERNLICEAEGEVYTVNFRSMNWLNSKGKSSRIKRSLIGDSETAIISPPLTWTKMDGANLKIILLHPHSAEYDKVKTDFLRSKKCPALSGVYIEKIVRIQNQQQWQRYCVLKQAVDKKYPNQINESFLYHGTTKEICQKIYENGFNRSFCGRNGVTIGHGTYFAKKARYSCSDHFSEPDEDDLKYVFRARVVTGLPCQGRRGMKEPDPLNSCNPQAGLHDCAVDNLQNPMEFVVFSDAGAYPEYLIVFEDTVKYR, encoded by the exons ATGGGTGAGAGAACCTTGATCATTCAGGGCCTTCCCGATGACCTGGACTGTGTCAGGTCAACGCTGGCCTCGTATTTCAAAAGCAAGAGGAGGTCTGGAGGAGAGGCAGCGCGGATCCAGGAGCACCCAGAGGACCGACGGACAGCTCTGCTGATCTACCTGGAGGGAGCAG ACGCACATCAAGTGATTCAGCAGGCACATCATCTAAGGGGTGCAGTTTTAACCACGGCTTTGTTCTACTCAGGCTTTCAAAAGGCTCTGACTGGAGAAACTCCAGCTTTGCCTGGCATACCCACAAACGCCACCATTCCTGTTTGTGAGGAACTTCTCGATTTCATTGAGAACAGCGAACCAATCCGGAAAGACTTTCAGAACCGGCTTAGAATGGTTCATGCAAAGGCCCTTTTTGGCAAGACCACTTCGCCCAGAAGTATAGTGCTCGAGGTGGCTGTGGACAAAAAGTCTTTAGCTGCGTTGCAACTGGGACCAACTTGGGAATACAAGGCAAAGAGTGAAGCCCAGGCCTTCCTGACCAAGTTCAGTGTAGCTGAGTTGTCAGCCGAAGTCGATGTGTGGAAAAAGGTGAAGAACAGTTGTCTTTCGCTCGTCTCGTTCGAGGCGGATATCTCCTTTAAAGAGGCCACCTCTAAAATTGTAATTGTTGGCCTAAAGCAGGTAGTGAGTACACTCTTAGACAAGTTCAGGAGACTTCTGGAAAACGCAGCCATGGGCGACTCCTTTGGGAGAAATGTTACTGATGAACTGCTTGTTGAAAGTATTGCTCTCAGATCTGTGCAAGAAATGGAGTTCATTGAGTCTTGCATGAACTTCTCAGAGATTCCAGACATCAGGAGCACCAACACAACCGTACAAGTTTCCAGAACACAGAGCTGGCCTTGTCTCAAGGTTACAGGCAAAAAAGAAAACGTGAAAGATGCTGTTAGAAAGCTAAAGCAGCAGTTGTCCTCCATTGTCACAGAGAAGCTGACTTACTCCAAAGCAGGTGAAGCCAAAATACTAGAAAAACATGAAGTCAATATAAAGGCCAGATGCAAAGAATGGCAGTGCAAGGTTTTCTTCTCACCTGAGCGAAGAAGCAAGTTTGGTCCTGCAAGGAGATTCACTCACAAAATCAGCAGCCACATCACTTTAACAATTGCTGAGGGTGATTTGCATCAGTACTCTTTTGACACTTTGGTTTTTCCGGTGACTGCAAACCAGGCCTTTGACAACCCTACAGCCCAACAGTTCCTCAAAGCCGGAGGCTCTCAGATtcaagaggtgttcaacaagcttcaaaaagagaagaaaacctTAGCTGCCGGGGATGTCCTTCTTAGTAACCCAGGAAATCTCAAAACCAAGTCCCTGATATATGCTGTATTGCCTGAAAGAAACCAACATAAGAGCTTATACCACTTGAAATCCGCCATATATTACAGTCTTTATAAAGCAGAACATCAGAATAGCACCTCTGTAGCAATGCCGGTTCCAGGTTATAGAACTTTTGGATTTTCCATCAAAGAAAGTTGCACTGCAATCAGAGAAGCAATCCTGCACTTCAGCAGTGTCCATCGAAACACCCCGAAGAATGTGAAGAACATCTTTTTGGTCGATTCATGTGTTGGGATAGTGGAGGAGATCAACTCTGTTGTTGCACACTTG CAACCTTCCAAAGGAGCACAAGCAGCATGTGGAAAGATGCCTGAAAATCAAG TTTTAACCAGACAGCCAGTGTCCCTTGCTACTGCAACGACTGCAGTAACCTTCCCTGCAGCGACTGTAGTGGTGTACGGAACTTCACCTGCTGGCCTTGCCAAAGCCAAGAAGCTCCTGAATGACCTTATCTCTGACGAATGCTTTAGCAAAGATGTCCGGTCCAGCTTCTTGTCCAAGCTTCAAGAAGCTGAAAAGGAGGCCATCGTCGCCCTTAGCAGAAACAACCAAGTGCACATTCTCTTAGCTTCCTCAGACAAGTTAATTGTGTCAGGGAAGAAGGACGATGTTTTGGACGCAGTGCTGAACATCTCCACCTTCATCCAGGCAGCCAAGGACAGGGAGACTCATGAGTGCGAGAAGGAAAGATTGACTGAGACTGTGTGCTGGGAAGTGGCTAAAGGAGAGACATGGGTGCCACTGGACTGTAACATTAACTACCAACTGGAATTAGCCTTTCACAGGAAGGAGCGGAACCTTATTTGTGAGGCGGAAGGGGAGGTTTACACCGTGAACTTCAGGTCGATGAACTGGTTAAACAGCAAGGGAAAGTCTTCCAGAATAAAGAGATCCCTGATTGGAGATTCTGAGACAG ccatcATCAGTCCCCCACTGACATGGACTAAAATGGATGGGGCCAACCTGAAAATAATTCTCCTCCATCCACATTCAGCAGAGTATGATAAAGTGAAAACTGACTTCCTCCGCTCCAAGAAATGCCCAGCTTTGTCTGGAGTGTACATTGAGAAG ATTGTCAGAATTCAGAATCAGCAACAGTGGCAGAGGTACTGTGTGTTGAAGCAGGCGGTGGACAAGAAATACCCCAACCAGATAAATGAGAGCTTTCTCTATCATGGCACCACTAAAGAAATCTGTCAGAAAATCTACGAGAACGGCTTCAATCGGAGCTTCTGTGGGAGGAATG GTGTTACTATTGGTCACGGCACCTATTTTGCCAAAAAAGCCCGGTACTCGTGCAGTGACCACTTCTCAGAGCCAGATGAGGATGATTTGAAGTATGTCTTCAGAGCCAGAGTCGTGACCGGGTTGCCCTGTCAGGGCCGACGAGGAATGAAGGAGCCAGACCCTCTGAACTCATGTAATCCCCAGGCTGGTCTACACGACTGTGCTGTGGATAATCTACAGAACCCAATGGAATTTGTGGTGTTCTCTGATGCAGGAGCTTATCCAGAGTATCTTATTGTCTTCGAAGATACGGTTAAATACCGTTAA